The DNA sequence TCAAAACCACTTGCTTGGTGAAGGGCAGCCGTTACGCCGATTGATTGAGCCAGGGGCGAGAGGTACTCTGAGTTCAGTTATTCTCTGGGGGCCACCAGGGATTGGTAAAACCACTCTTGCTTATTTAGTTGCCCGTGCTGGAAAGCGGAATTTTGTGGAACTATCTGCCGTTTCAGCCGGTGTTGCACAGGTTCGTGCGGTTATTGAAGAGGCGAAGAACCTACTCCGAACTCGCGATGAGGAAACGGTATTATTCGTCGATGAGGTGCATCGTTTTTCTAAGTCGCAGCAAGATGCATTGTTGCCAGCAGTTGAAAATCGATGGGTTATTTTAGTTGCTGCAACAACAGAAAACCCTAGTTTTTCGGTTATTTCACCTCTACTTTCTCGTTCGCTTTTACTGACGTTGCATCCATTGAATTCGGACGATATTGGCGTGTTGCTAGATCGAGCGATGAGCGATGAGCGAGGGTACGACGGACACGTTAAGCTTGACGGCGATGCACGTCAACATATTATTCGGCTTGCTGGCACAGATGGACGGCGTGCATTAACGATTTTAGAAGCAGCTGGCTCGGCCGGTAATCGAAAAATAACGTTACGTGATGTCGAGCAGGCGGTTGACGTCTATGCGGTGCGTTACGATAAAAATGGCGATCAACATTACGATGTTATTTCTGCGTTTATCAAATCCATTCGAGGATCGGATGCTAACGCGGCATTGCATTATCTTGCGCGCATGATAGAAGCTGGAGAAGACCCTCGTTTTATTGCTCGCCGGCTGATCATTAGTGCAGCTGAAGATGTTGGCATGGCCGATCCATCAGCGTTGCAAACTGCCACGGCAGCTGCCCAGGCTGTTGCTTTAGTGGGAATGCCTGAGGGGCGTATTATTTTAGCAGAAGCAGTTGTACATCTTGCCACTGCACCAAAATCAAATCGGGCTTATAGTGCAATAAACGCGGCACTAGCAGATGTTCGTGCTGGCAATATTGGATCTGTTCCGGTTCATTTACGTGACCAGAGTGTGACTGCTTCACAGATCGCTGCCCGGAGCATAGATAAGGACGCTACATATCGTTACCCGCACGATGATCCAGTAGGTGTTATTGCACAACAGTATCTGCCTGATGAACTAGACGGCATCCGGTATTATGAGCCAACAAATCGTGGTTTCGAGTCTCAAATCACGTCCCGACTTGAACGGATAAACAAGATTTTAGATTCGTAAGCGTGCTATTCTAGACGGGTTGTGTTCGCATGACACCTGGGGTCTTAGCCGTCAATGGTGGCCCCGCTTAGCAAAACGCTAAGCGCTATGTTATCGACAGGAGAAAATATTATGGCAACTAATCGTGCCCGTAAGCTAGTGCGTAAGTCTCGTGCACTTGGCCTTGCTCTTACCCCTAAGGCAGAGCGTTACATGCAGCGCCGCCCATACCGTCCAGGTGAGCACGGTCGTGGCCGCGTTAAGGAATCCGATTACTCGGTTCGTTTGAAGGAAAAGCAGCGTCTGCGTGCACAGTACGGCATCCGCGAAGCTCAGCTCCGTAAGGTTTGGGATGAAGCTCGCCGTATTGATGGTATGTCTGGTGAGAACCTCGTTGAGCTTCTTGAGATGCGCCTTGATGCGCTAGTATTGCGTGCGGGTTTTGCTCGCACAATTGCTCAGGCTCGCCAGGTAGTTGTTCACCGTCATATCTTGGTTGACGGTAAGCTCGTTGACCGTCCATCTTTCCGTGTAAAGCCAGGTCAGGTTGTTCAGGTTAAGCCACGTTCGCAAGCTTCGGCTCAGTTCCTCGCAGCGGCACAGGGTCAACATGCAAGCGTTTTGCCTGCTGTTCCTGAGTACCTCAAGGTTGAACTAGAGAAGCTCCGCTTTGAGCTTATCCGCCGGCCAAAGCGTGCTGAAGTTCCGATCACCTGTAATGTCCAGATGGTCGTCGAATTCTACTCTCGCTGATCTTAGATTTAGTAAAACGCGCCGCAGTGAATGCTGTGGCGCGTTTTTATATCGTGTAGACCACCACACTTTAAGGTGTGTCACAGCTGGCTTAAGCCCGGTAAACTACTAGCTAGTATTGTCGTAATCCCACGGCAAAGTTTTCATAAGGAATATTCATAATGCGCACTGCTGAGATTCGTCAACGTTGGTTGGATTACTTCGCGAAGCATGACCACCATATTGCAGAATCTGTTTCGTTGATTTCACCGGATCCTTCGATCCTCTTCACCATTGCTGGTATGGTTCCCTTCACGCCGTATATCATCGGCACTGAGAAATCCCCGTATCCGCGTATTGCCTCGGTACAAAAGTGTATTCGTACCAACGATATCGATAACGTTGGACGCACCACCCGTCATGGAACTTTCTTCCAGATGTGTGGAAATTTTTCTTTTGGCGATTACTTTAAAGAAGGTGCGCTCGATCTCGCTTTTGGACTGCTAACATCATCTGTTGGTGAAGGCGGTTATGGTCTTGAAAAGGATCGTTTATGGGTGACGATTTGGGAAAAGGATGATGTTTCTTTCGCTCATTTGACGCAAGTCATCGGTTTAGATCCTCACCATATCGTGAAACTGAAGCGCGAAGAAATTTTCTGGTCTACTGGACAACCTGGGCCTGCAGGGCCATGTGCAGAAATCCACTATGACCGTGGTCCAGAATTTGGTCCCGAAGCAGTAGGTGGCACAGTGGATCCCGGTGGTGATCGCTACCTAGAAATTTGGAACATCGTTTTTGATCAGTATTTGCGAGGAGAAGGCGAAGGAAAGAACTTCCCTCTTCTTGGTGAGCTAGATCAAACCGCTATTGATACTGGCGCGGGGCTTGAACGTATTGCTTACCTGTTACAGGGTAAGAAGAATATGTATGAAATTGATGAGGTTTATCCGGTCATTCAGGCAGTGGAGCGTATCACGGGGAAAACCTATAGCAATAATGAAGATGCTGATATTTTAATGCGAGTTGTTGCTGATCACGTGCGGTCTTCGCTTATGCTCATTGCTGATGGAGTCCGGCCGGGTAATGACGGACGAGGATATGTTCTGCGTCGTCTGATTCGCCGTGCAGTTCGATCCGTTCGGCTCTTGGGTTACTCCGATGTTGCTTATCCGGAATTGTTGCCGGTTGCTAAGGATGCGATGAAAGACTCTTATTCTGTCCTCGAAAGTAATTTTGAACAAATTTCTCAGATCGCTTATAGCGAAGAGCAAGCTTTCCGTCGTACTTTAACGTCTGGCACTCAGATTTTTGAGCAGGCAGCCAAGAAAGCAAAGAAAGCTGGAATGCAACTTCCAGGAGATGCTGCTTTCACTTTGCACGATACTTACGGTTTCCCCATTGATCTTACGCTGGAAATGGCGTCCGAAAAAGGTATTTCTGTTGACGAAGCTGGCTTCCGGCGTTTGATGCAAGAACAAAAGGATCGTGCACGCGCAGATGCGCAAGCAAAGAAGACTGGCCATGTCGACGCGACGGTCTATCATGAGATTCAAAGCCAAGGTGGAGACACCCACTTCCTCGGTTATACGGACTATTCGGCAGACGGTAAAGTTGTTGGAATTTTACGAGATGGTGTTTCGGTTCCAGTAGCACAAGCTCCTGCCGAAATTGACATTGTTCTTGACCAGACTCCATTTTGGGCAGAGCAAGGTGGGCAACTTGCTGATCATGGCACAATCACTGTCGCTGGCGGCGGGATTGTTGATATTACTGATGTTCAAATGCCAGTTAAAGGGTTATTTGTCCATCGCGGCACACTTACCGAAGGAACGATTGCATTAAATGATGCTGTTCATTCGGCTATCGATGTTACCCGCCGCGAACAGATTGCCCGGGCGCATACTGCAACCCACATGGTTCACAAGGCATTACACGAGTATCTGGGAGAACAAGCAACCCAGGCTGGTTCGGAAAATTCTCCATCACGGCTCCGTTTTGACTTCCGTCATGGGGAACAAGTGCCAGCAACGATTTTGCACGATATTGAATCACGCGTCAATGAACGACTGCAAGATAATCTTGACGTTACCGACCAGATTATGTCACTTGACGAAGCGAAGTCTTTGGGAGCGATGGCGTTATTCGGAGAGAAATATGGCTCTAACGTGCGCGTTGTATCCATCGGTGGTGACTGGTCTCGCGAACTGTGTGCCGGTACCCATGTGAAGGCTTCTGGTGCTCTCGGTTTGGTCAGTGTTCTTGGCGAATCTTCTATTGGCTCTGGAGTTCGTCGTATTGAAGCTTTAGTTGGGCAGGGCGCATATGCTGCTGAAGCGCGTGAACGCGCTCTTCTCTCGCAGCTGTCAACACTCACTCATGTTCGCCCAGAAGAACTGCCCGAACATATTGACACGTTACTCAATCGCTTGAAAAATGCTGATAAGGAGCTTGCTGAGTTGCGCAAAGAAAAAGTTCTTTCGCAACTAACAGCTGTTCTTAATAAGCGTCGTGATCTCGGTGGAGTTTCACTTATTGCTCATGATCTTGGAGCGGTTGCTTCTGCCGATGACATTCGAGTAGCAGTCACCAATCTGCGGGAACGTTTAGGAGATGGTCCTGCCGTGGTAGCTTTGACCGGTGTCATTAAGGAACGCCCAACCATTGTTATCGCTACGAATGATGGAGCTCGTAGCGTGGCACTTAAGGCAGGCGCGTTAGTCTCGTTGGCCGCCAAAATACTTGGTGGTGGTG is a window from the Arcanobacterium buesumense genome containing:
- a CDS encoding replication-associated recombination protein A, with translation MDLFESSETGNSHQARAPLAVRMRPTSLSEVVGQNHLLGEGQPLRRLIEPGARGTLSSVILWGPPGIGKTTLAYLVARAGKRNFVELSAVSAGVAQVRAVIEEAKNLLRTRDEETVLFVDEVHRFSKSQQDALLPAVENRWVILVAATTENPSFSVISPLLSRSLLLTLHPLNSDDIGVLLDRAMSDERGYDGHVKLDGDARQHIIRLAGTDGRRALTILEAAGSAGNRKITLRDVEQAVDVYAVRYDKNGDQHYDVISAFIKSIRGSDANAALHYLARMIEAGEDPRFIARRLIISAAEDVGMADPSALQTATAAAQAVALVGMPEGRIILAEAVVHLATAPKSNRAYSAINAALADVRAGNIGSVPVHLRDQSVTASQIAARSIDKDATYRYPHDDPVGVIAQQYLPDELDGIRYYEPTNRGFESQITSRLERINKILDS
- the rpsD gene encoding 30S ribosomal protein S4, with translation MATNRARKLVRKSRALGLALTPKAERYMQRRPYRPGEHGRGRVKESDYSVRLKEKQRLRAQYGIREAQLRKVWDEARRIDGMSGENLVELLEMRLDALVLRAGFARTIAQARQVVVHRHILVDGKLVDRPSFRVKPGQVVQVKPRSQASAQFLAAAQGQHASVLPAVPEYLKVELEKLRFELIRRPKRAEVPITCNVQMVVEFYSR
- the alaS gene encoding alanine--tRNA ligase encodes the protein MRTAEIRQRWLDYFAKHDHHIAESVSLISPDPSILFTIAGMVPFTPYIIGTEKSPYPRIASVQKCIRTNDIDNVGRTTRHGTFFQMCGNFSFGDYFKEGALDLAFGLLTSSVGEGGYGLEKDRLWVTIWEKDDVSFAHLTQVIGLDPHHIVKLKREEIFWSTGQPGPAGPCAEIHYDRGPEFGPEAVGGTVDPGGDRYLEIWNIVFDQYLRGEGEGKNFPLLGELDQTAIDTGAGLERIAYLLQGKKNMYEIDEVYPVIQAVERITGKTYSNNEDADILMRVVADHVRSSLMLIADGVRPGNDGRGYVLRRLIRRAVRSVRLLGYSDVAYPELLPVAKDAMKDSYSVLESNFEQISQIAYSEEQAFRRTLTSGTQIFEQAAKKAKKAGMQLPGDAAFTLHDTYGFPIDLTLEMASEKGISVDEAGFRRLMQEQKDRARADAQAKKTGHVDATVYHEIQSQGGDTHFLGYTDYSADGKVVGILRDGVSVPVAQAPAEIDIVLDQTPFWAEQGGQLADHGTITVAGGGIVDITDVQMPVKGLFVHRGTLTEGTIALNDAVHSAIDVTRREQIARAHTATHMVHKALHEYLGEQATQAGSENSPSRLRFDFRHGEQVPATILHDIESRVNERLQDNLDVTDQIMSLDEAKSLGAMALFGEKYGSNVRVVSIGGDWSRELCAGTHVKASGALGLVSVLGESSIGSGVRRIEALVGQGAYAAEARERALLSQLSTLTHVRPEELPEHIDTLLNRLKNADKELAELRKEKVLSQLTAVLNKRRDLGGVSLIAHDLGAVASADDIRVAVTNLRERLGDGPAVVALTGVIKERPTIVIATNDGARSVALKAGALVSLAAKILGGGGGGKPDMAQGGGTDSSKISAAFDAISAAIQQR